A single region of the Pristis pectinata isolate sPriPec2 chromosome 23, sPriPec2.1.pri, whole genome shotgun sequence genome encodes:
- the LOC127582062 gene encoding torsin-1A-like isoform X1 — MSESDGANIRLSITIVLIGIVIYIIFSFSEECCNDNWILLDEKGLKKDLTQKLFGQHIASDVILKAVVGTLRGPVPKKPLTLSLHGTSGTGKTFVSQLIAKNLYKNGMSSQYVHVFVSTLHFPHLKLIHQYQNDLQTWIRGNVTICPRSMFIFDEMDKMHPGLINAIKPFLDYTTQVNNVDYRQAIFIFLSNTGGDKINEFTLGVLMNGMERESIKLNQLEEELSLMVFNNENNGFWQTCLIQANLIDYFIPFLPLEFKHVMRCVKAELESRGIINNNILFTITSQMEYYPKEEKVFSMKGCKTVPSKVNLVVN; from the exons ATGTCAGAATCAGATGGTGCAAATATCCGTCTATCAATCACAATTGTCTTGATTGGAATTGTGATATATATCATCTTTTCCTTCAGTGAGGAATGCTGTAATGATAATTGGATTTTGCTGGATGAAAAAG GGTTAAAAAAAGATCTAACCCAGAAATTATTTGGACAGCATATAGCAAGTGATGTGATCCTGAAAGCTGTTGTTGGTACTTTACGTGGCCCTGTTCCTAAGAAGCCTCTCACACTGTCTCTCCATGGAACCAGTGGCACTGGCAAAACCTTTGTCAGTCAACTAATAGCAAAAAACCTTTATAAAAATGGAATGAGTAGCCAATACGTTCATGTATTTGTGTCCACACTGCATTTCCCTCATCTGAAACTCATTCACCAGTATCAG AATGACTTGCAAACATGGATCCGTGGAAATGTTACAATATGTCCGAGATCGATGTTTATTTTTGATGAAATGGACAAAATGCATCCAGGGCTTATCAATGCTATCAAACCTTTTTTGGACTACACCACTCAGGTTAACAATGTGGATTATCGACAAGCAATCTTCATTTTCTTGAG CAACACAGGTGGcgacaaaataaatgaatttacctTGGGTGTTTTGATGAACGGAATGGAAAGGGAGAGCATTAAGCTGAATCAACTGGAAGAGGAACTCTCCCTGATGGTCTTCAACAACGAAAATa ATGGGTTTTGGCAGACTTGCCTTATTCAAGCCAACCTGATTGATTATTTCATTCCCTTTCTTCCCTTGGAATTTAAACATGTAATGAGATGTGTGAAAGCTGAACTTGAATCCAGAGGcataataaacaataatattctctTCACTATAACAAGTCAAATGGAGTACTACCCAAAAGAGGAAAAGGTATTTTCTATGAAAGGTTGCAAAACTGTGCCCTCCAAAGTGAACCTTGTTGTAAATTGA
- the LOC127582062 gene encoding torsin-1A-like isoform X2, whose translation MSSQYVHVFVSTLHFPHLKLIHQYQNDLQTWIRGNVTICPRSMFIFDEMDKMHPGLINAIKPFLDYTTQVNNVDYRQAIFIFLSNTGGDKINEFTLGVLMNGMERESIKLNQLEEELSLMVFNNENNGFWQTCLIQANLIDYFIPFLPLEFKHVMRCVKAELESRGIINNNILFTITSQMEYYPKEEKVFSMKGCKTVPSKVNLVVN comes from the exons ATGAGTAGCCAATACGTTCATGTATTTGTGTCCACACTGCATTTCCCTCATCTGAAACTCATTCACCAGTATCAG AATGACTTGCAAACATGGATCCGTGGAAATGTTACAATATGTCCGAGATCGATGTTTATTTTTGATGAAATGGACAAAATGCATCCAGGGCTTATCAATGCTATCAAACCTTTTTTGGACTACACCACTCAGGTTAACAATGTGGATTATCGACAAGCAATCTTCATTTTCTTGAG CAACACAGGTGGcgacaaaataaatgaatttacctTGGGTGTTTTGATGAACGGAATGGAAAGGGAGAGCATTAAGCTGAATCAACTGGAAGAGGAACTCTCCCTGATGGTCTTCAACAACGAAAATa ATGGGTTTTGGCAGACTTGCCTTATTCAAGCCAACCTGATTGATTATTTCATTCCCTTTCTTCCCTTGGAATTTAAACATGTAATGAGATGTGTGAAAGCTGAACTTGAATCCAGAGGcataataaacaataatattctctTCACTATAACAAGTCAAATGGAGTACTACCCAAAAGAGGAAAAGGTATTTTCTATGAAAGGTTGCAAAACTGTGCCCTCCAAAGTGAACCTTGTTGTAAATTGA